The genomic window AACCTAAACCTAAATATAATCTGAGTCATGAAGTTAATTATACAAATCATATAAAGGAAATATCGGGAAATACTTAAACGGCGCCGTACTCTCGGTAATGTAATTCTCGTATCCAATTTTCGTTTtaattgtttccttttttaaaaaggaatattttcttttacatataCACTATGGTTTTCCTATTCGAAAAGTGAACTAATATggttaataataatacatgGTGGATTAGGAATGATAATTCCCTATATAAACACTTTAGGTGGtattggcaaaaaaaaaagaagaaaacttgagGTGAGATTGGTCGAGATTTCTGGATACATAAAGAAGTTAACAGAAGGAACAAGCGCAAGAAAAGGCCATCCATACAACTATCGCAAGTGTGCACTTCCATAGCCATGAATGGAGAAGAGACGACACCTTTTAAAAGAAGACAGATGACAATTCTGATGCTTCCTAATGATTTGCTATTCAACTGCTTAGCCCGCATCTCAAGATTGTATTATCCAACTCTCTCGTTAGTCTCCACGAGATTCCGCTCTCTCCTTGCTTCAACGGAACTTTATCAAACCCGAACCCACCTGGGCCGCACCGAGAGATGTCTTTATGTGTGTTTCCGACTATTTACCGAATCTGACCAACTACGTTGGTTCACGCTCTGTCAGGGACCATTTAACTccaaaaaaattttggttccGATTTCATCTCCTAATTTTCCATCTGCATCCTGGTCGGATGCTGCAATAGTCGGTCCTAACATCTATGCTATTGGAGGGTTAGTAAATAAGAATTATTCGTCTAGCGTCATGGTCATGGATTGTTATTCTCACACATGGCGTGAGGCACCAAGTATGCATGTGGCCCGTTTGTCCCACTCTGTTTGTGTCCATGATGGGAAAATATATGTAACAGGAGGTTGCAAAAATCTTGATTCAACGAATTGGATGGAGGTTTTTGATACGCAGACCCAAACTTGGGAGTTTTTGCAGATCCCTAGCGAGGAGATATTTGGAGGCTCAAAGTACAGAAGCGTAGAGTATGAAGGAACTGTCTATGTAAAGTCTGAGGCAAAGGATGTGACTTACAAGCTGCATAAAGGTAGATGGCGAACAGCAGACATAGCGATAAATAAAGGGTGGTGATGTCCTTCATTATCCCATTATTGTGTGATAGAGAACGTGTTCTACCGTTATACTGATAGAAGAATCGAATGGTATGACTCCGAAAAAAGATTATGGACAACTTTGAAAGGTGTGGAAAAATTGCGTAGTTTTTCTCGTGTAAACTTGGTGAATTATGGTGGGAAAATGGCAGTTGTGTCGGTAGAGTATGTGTTCGGTAAGAAGGAGGCAAAAATTTGGTGGGCGGAAATTGCGATTGAAAAACGTCAAACGGGAGAGATTTGGGGAATGCTAGAGTGGCTTGACATTGTGTTTAGAACCAATGACAAGTCATATAGTTTAGAGCGTGCTCTTGCTACTACCATTTGATGGCTATGAATCATGACTCATAATTGTGTAAACATAATGAATCATTCACCAACATATATGAACCAAAGGACAAGTCAAATTGTGTGTATAAGATTATGTGCATATCGTAGAGATTTATGAAGCAATTTAATAGTAATATGACTAgattacacaaaaataaagtaattgaCTTTGTTTGCCTTTgctaatcttttgtttttctctttgaaatTATCAGCATTTCACAAGTTTTCTGATTTCAACAAATCTAACTATCATAGAAGGTTTCTGGTTATGAAATGAATTATTAATTTAGGAATCGAATCCTTATGatgtttctctttatctcGAGACTTTTAAGTTGAGAACATATTGTGTAATGAATAGTGAGTCTACTCTTTAACACAAAAGCATGagcttttaaattatttggttATTGGATGTCTCTAGATGCTGATACAAACGAACGAACTGTATtcaaatacattaaaattagTGTTGCTTTTATGTGCAATAAAAGAATTAACTattatttggaaaagaaaaaaaaatacattaacacTACATGTATGTGTAGGTAAACCGTATCCCTACAGCTGAGAGTCTCCGACCGCTGTAGCGTAGGGGAGTCATCTGCTAAAGTCGTTAAGTGAGCATGTGTGAACCTACGAAAAAACCACTAGTACATGGAGAAAATCAAGAGCGTTGACTCTCGCATAGTCAATGTCCTGTAAAATATTATGAATCATGGATCTCCAACTCTGATACACTAAAATGAATTGTGTCTTCGCGGCACCGTGCTTAGCGTTTATAGATCCGTAagctaaagaaaaaatataatttatggtaatgaaataaattttcaataataacttatagttataatataaaaatgtagtttaatatttgataatgTATTACAAAAAGTTatgcaaaataatttataaaatagttaGTCACAAAAATtgtacaaaactaaaaaagtcTTATGTGATTAACTATGATATGCCTAATGATTTGTGCTAGTGCCATTGTCGCATGTCGTAATTTTGTAATCGGGTCTTTTGTCACCTCTCATTTTTAAACCGGTATAATGCATGCATgttattgaagaaaaaaaagttgtaatatacaaaatttgttatttaatattaaatttgtaataCACATTTCAAAAGCCGGCTAAAACCGGCGAACCATCAAAACCCCGGTTCTTCAAGTTTTTAGTCTTTCACCATTgcttttttgtgtttttttacaGTAAAATTAGTTTTCTATCATTTGCATTGATTTATTTGATCTAAATATTGTGTGATAGAGAATGTGTTCTAGATTGTAATTGTACAATGATCCAATGGTATGACTCCGAAAAGAGTTTATGGACAACTTTGAAAAGTTTGGAAAAATGgcctagtttttttttatgtaaactTGGTGAATTATGGTGGGAAAATGACAGTTGTATTGGTGGAGCATATGTTCGGTAAGAAGGTCACAAAAGTACAGTGTGCGAAAATTGCGATTGAAAAACgccaaaagagagagatttggggAATGGTAGAGTGGTTTGACATTTGTGTTTACAACCAATGGAGTCGTGCATGCTCTTGCTACTACCATTTGAAGGATTCATTCACCAACGTAAGGAATAAATCactttgtttttacttttttttaaaaaaaattattcattaatttttgtcatatttgaaATTCTAGAATTAATCCATAAAATTTTCGAACTCATTAACCAAGCCAAATAAATccataaaaaattaattcttcaaaatttagaaacaatGGAGGACCAATGAAGAAAACCCAACGAACAAAGAGatttaaaactataatattattatcattcCACTGGAAGTACAAACTCATCACATGGCAGAGTTGCTAGACATCTAAAAGATAtgatcaaaacaaacacaaaagacaATGATCGGCTAAAAGATAAGCTGAAGCCATTATTACACATAAACCAAACCTAAAAACACCATCCTATATATGGTTTACTTATTGaataacttaattaattaaagagaCTCGATTATCTCTGCTTATTTAAAAAGGCTTCTTCACTTGCAGGTGCAAGGATCACACTTGCAGTCAGATCCACACTTGCAAGCATCGTTCTCAGCGTTGTTACTCTCCCCTGAAGCCTCGTACTGATTCTTCATCGCCGGTGCAACGCCCAAGACAAAAGTCTCAGTTGTGGTTGTCTCGCCGGAGAATCCCAAGTCAGGGTACATTTTGCAACTGCAACAATCGAAAGAAAAAACCCAT from Arabidopsis thaliana chromosome 3, partial sequence includes these protein-coding regions:
- the MT2A gene encoding metallothionein 2A (metallothionein 2A (MT2A); CONTAINS InterPro DOMAIN/s: Plant metallothionein, family 15 (InterPro:IPR000347); BEST Arabidopsis thaliana protein match is: metallothionein 2B (TAIR:AT5G02380.1); Has 597 Blast hits to 588 proteins in 128 species: Archae - 0; Bacteria - 0; Metazoa - 53; Fungi - 2; Plants - 530; Viruses - 0; Other Eukaryotes - 12 (source: NCBI BLink).) is translated as MSCCGGNCGCGSGCKCGNGCGGCKMYPDLGFSGETTTTETFVLGVAPAMKNQYEASGESNNAENDACKCGSDCKCDPCTCK